DNA from Candidatus Dependentiae bacterium:
ATGTTTTGCCTGCTTGGCATATCGCAAAGAGTTTTAAGAGTTTGTGCAATCTGCTCGAAATTTTGCCGGTATGTAAGTAGGTGCTGTGCTTGCTCGAACTGTAAATTTTCGCTCGCAATTTTTATTTCGCGGTCAAGTGTTTCGATTGCTTGTTTTGGATTTTGTTGCAAGAGATATTTTGCTAAGGCTAGCCTAAATTCATAAAATTCAAGATCAAATTCATTCATACAAAACCCGGCGCAAAGCCCAATGTGATATTGCAAGCAACCATTGGCTATCTTTTTTTTGCAGAGTTTTAGTTTGAAGGTGGACATTAAAAATTTATATACGCTGTGCGCTGTATTCTTAGAAAGAAACGGGCCGACAAAAGTTCCTTTTTTCTTTTTTATTCTGACAATTGAAAGTGTTGGAATTTTTTCCTCAGAAAAAAATAAGTAGATAAAAGGATTACCTTCTTTTAAAAGCTTATTAAACTTTGGTTGATATTTTTTTATGAGATCGGCTTCAAGGTATAAAGCTTCAATTTCGCTGGCAGTAGGAATAGTTTCAAGGCTCGTAGCTTCTTGCAAAAGCATGCTCGTTTTGCTGTCTGTTTCTTTGCCGAAATAGGATGTAATTCGTGATGAAATATTTTTGGCTTTTCCAATGTAGATAATTTCTTGGTCTATATTTTTAAATAAATAAACACCAGATTTTGTAGTTAGCTTTTTTGGTTTTTCTATCACGCATTAGCTCCTAGGTATTATCAAATTTATAACTCAGGATGCTCTTGTAAATAATTTTTTACAATTTCGAGAGGAAAATCTTCTTCCTGGCTATGTTGATGTCCATACAAAAGGTCTGATGTCATAGAATTGCTCATAAAGCTATGTTTTAATTTAAACGTATCTGATACGAAAAAGAATGTAGCATCAACCATTTTTTGGATAATTTCTATGTACTGAGTTCCTGGCTTACAAAATATAATGTTTGTACTTCCTGATCCAACAAAAGAAACTATGCTTGTTGCTTGATTAAATAAAGCAATTTGCTCTGGTAGTGACAATTTTGTTAACTCATATCTTTTAAATCCAAGTGGCTCAAATAAAGCAAAAATTTCATCTTCGTTTGGTACAAATCTTCTGTTGCGTATGGCCTCTTTTCTTGAAATAAATATTTTTTTACAGAATTGGCTAGACTGTTCAACCTCTTGAATATTTACAGCATTTAATAATTTATTACTAACATGTTTTAAAAGAAAATCAGCATTGTAATTAGCATTTTTTCCAATCATTACAGATGTTTGAGTTACGGCTGTTGGTAAAATTATAAAGTCAGCTTTGATGTGTAGATTTTTGGTAAGAGGTATAATTTTGCTTCGATCAATTCCCCAAAGATCAAGAGTTTCTTGCATAAATTTAGAGCTGTATGGGACGCACAAATAGTCATATGAAATATTATTTATTTCAAGCAATGCGAGCTGTCCAAGAACGTCAAATATCCAATGACCATAACATTCAGGAAAAAGATGTGAAATAATTGCTACCCGACCAGCAACTGTGACAATGTTTGAGTTCTCTTGAATTTCGAACTCTTGGCCGCCAAAGTAGTTCATATTTTTAATTTGTGTTTCTTTTATAAAACAATTATTTACAAAAATATCACCACTATCATAAAGATACGCTACTCCATTTGGAACGCTTAGAATAAACATGTCAGAAAAGATACCCTTGCTTGGGAAAAATTGTTGACTATTTTCTTGATATAATGGGTACGTGGTCATGTCAAAAGAGTATTTATCAGTGCACTGATGGCATGTTGCTTGCGGAAATTCTTTTGCAAAATCTGATGCAGATAATTGTTTAATGCGTGTAGCTTGTGCATAAAAAACAATAAAAAAGCTAAAAAA
Protein-coding regions in this window:
- a CDS encoding glycosyltransferase family 61 protein, which translates into the protein MLTNFTKIVFFSFFIVFYAQATRIKQLSASDFAKEFPQATCHQCTDKYSFDMTTYPLYQENSQQFFPSKGIFSDMFILSVPNGVAYLYDSGDIFVNNCFIKETQIKNMNYFGGQEFEIQENSNIVTVAGRVAIISHLFPECYGHWIFDVLGQLALLEINNISYDYLCVPYSSKFMQETLDLWGIDRSKIIPLTKNLHIKADFIILPTAVTQTSVMIGKNANYNADFLLKHVSNKLLNAVNIQEVEQSSQFCKKIFISRKEAIRNRRFVPNEDEIFALFEPLGFKRYELTKLSLPEQIALFNQATSIVSFVGSGSTNIIFCKPGTQYIEIIQKMVDATFFFVSDTFKLKHSFMSNSMTSDLLYGHQHSQEEDFPLEIVKNYLQEHPEL
- a CDS encoding GIY-YIG nuclease family protein encodes the protein MIEKPKKLTTKSGVYLFKNIDQEIIYIGKAKNISSRITSYFGKETDSKTSMLLQEATSLETIPTASEIEALYLEADLIKKYQPKFNKLLKEGNPFIYLFFSEEKIPTLSIVRIKKKKGTFVGPFLSKNTAHSVYKFLMSTFKLKLCKKKIANGCLQYHIGLCAGFCMNEFDLEFYEFRLALAKYLLQQNPKQAIETLDREIKIASENLQFEQAQHLLTYRQNFEQIAQTLKTLCDMPSRQNIPDNQRNLDVLMAMQKRLGLKHIPYVIDCFDISHMQGTFIVGSCIRYVHGSPEPKSFRRFKVKTLIDQDDCKALAEIVQRRYKTGLEFPNLIIVDGGKGQ